In the genome of Globicephala melas chromosome 3, mGloMel1.2, whole genome shotgun sequence, one region contains:
- the TICAM1 gene encoding TIR domain-containing adapter molecule 1, whose protein sequence is MASTGPSLSGAFDILGAVGQDKLLYLKHKLKTLRPGCRGADLLHALVLLKLGQETEARISLEALKEDAVAKLVAHQWAGVDSTEAPEEPPDMSRAVARMYHLLAEERLCPAPMREEAYRAAVRAFRSRDDPQLGELQEEARDRCGWDVLRDLEAIQTLHSDLGCLLPSSASPSRTRSDPRPIEDLSDWSRGHSLRSTGSPASLASNLEISQSPTMALLSTHHSPHGPSKLCDKPRASPVPKPAPMGCQEPEEMSWPLSVEAAGPPVRPNSPAPRLPEVAADACPASLHDPPEAPKTSSHYSVECTDVPAAPKSLPSPSRNACPVADQTPIQLSEEDTTYPAAQPRPPTPSAPKTSPPFSSPSTPPKAHPTVSKPGPPPPELESPEQKFYNFVVLHAGADEHIALRVRERLEALGVSDGATFCEDFQVPGRGELHCLQDALDHSAFTILLLTSNFDCRLSQHQANQSLMSSLTRHGWQDCVIPFLPLESSLTQLSPSTSSLLTALVWLDEHSPIFAKKVANTFKSQKLRARKAKWRKEQDVRALQEHSQHLEGERQQAAAWSAAQSAYFHNYLSYQRQMEKLQVAFRSYMPFETRQPPVLQAPFGGPGPLGGPPPAFPTRPGHQPPSLPPWLAGMPPPAFLQPPMAFPQPQAFPQPADFPQTSPVHPQSSGLQPLIIHHAHMVQLGLNNHMWNQRGTQAPEDKTPETE, encoded by the coding sequence ATGGCCAGCACAGGGCCGTCGCTTTCTGGCGCCTTTGACATTCTAGGCGCGGTGGGCCAGGATAAGCTCTTGTATCTTAAGCACAAGCTGAAGACCCTGCGGCCAGGCTGCCGGGGGGCGGACCTCCTGCATGCCCTGGTGCTCCTAAAGCTGGGCCAGGAGACCGAGGCCAGGATCTCCCTGGAGGCGCTGAAGGAGGACGCCGTGGCGAAGCTGGTGGCCCACCAGTGGGCTGGTGTGGACAGCACTGAGGCCCCAGAGGAGCCCCCAGACATGTCCCGGGCCGTTGCCAGGATGTACCACCTTCTTGCCGAGGAGAGGCTGTGTCCAGCGCCAATGCGGGAGGAGGCCTACCGTGCAGCCGTCCGTGCTTTCAGGTCCAGGGACGACCCACAGCTGGGGGAGCTCCAGGAAGAGGCACGAGACCGGTGCGGATGGGACGTCCTTAGGGACCTGGAGGCCATCCAAACTCTCCACTCCGATCTGGGGTGCCTCCTGCCGTCCTCAGCATCACCCTCCAGGACCCGCAGCGATCCGCGGCCCATCGAGGACCTTTCGGACTGGAGCAGAGGGCATTCCCTGAGATCCACCGGCAGCCCGGCCTCCCTGGCCAGCAACTTGGAAATTAGCCAGTCGCCCACCATGGCCCTCCTCAGCACTCACCACAGCCCCCACGGGCCCAGCAAGCTGTGTGACAAGCCCCGGGCCAGCCCGGTGCCCAAGCCTGCCCCTATGGGCTGCCAGGAGCCCGAGGAGATGAGCTGGCCCCTATCAGTGGAGGCTGCCGGGCCCCCGGTGCGGCCAAACAGCCCAGCCCCCAGGCTTCCCGAGGTGGCCGCAGATGCATGCCCCGCCAGCCTGCACGACCCCCCGGAAGCTCCAAAAACCAGCAGTCACTACTCGGTGGAGTGCACGGATGTGCCAGCAGCTCCCAAATCTCTCCCCTCGCCTTCCAGAAACGCCTGCCCTGTCGCGGATCAGACGCCAATCCAACTTTCAGAGGAAGACACCACTTACCCGGCGGCTCAGCCACGCCCACCGACTCCATCGGCCCCCAAAACGTCCCCTCCCTTTTCGTCTCCATCGACCCCTCCTAAGGCTCACCCTACCGTCTCGAAGCCGGGGCCCCCTCCTCCTGAGCTGGAGTCGCCGGAGCAGAAGTTCTATAACTTCGTGGTGCTGCACGCTGGCGCTGACGAGCACATCGCGCTGCGCGTGCGCGAGAGGCTGGAAGCCCTGGGCGTGAGCGACGGCGCCACCTTCTGCGAAGATTTCCAGGTGCCAGGGCGCGGCGAGCTGCACTGCCTGCAGGACGCCTTAGACCACTCGGCCTTCACCATCCTGTTGCTCACCTCCAACTTCGACTGCCGGCTGAGCCAGCACCAGGCGAACCAGTCGCTGATGAGCAGCCTCACGCGGCACGGGTGGCAGGATTGCGTGATCCCCTTCCTGCCCTTGGAGAGTTCCCTGACCCAGCTCAGCCCCAGCACGTCCAGCCTGCTCACCGCCCTGGTGTGGCTGGACGAGCACTCCCCGATCTTCGCCAAGAAGGTGGCCAACACCTTCAAGTCCCAGAAGCTGCGGGCCCGCAAGGCCAAGTGGAGGAAGGAACAGGATGTCCGGGCCCTGCAGGAGCACAGCCAACACCTGGAGGGTGAGCGGCAGCAGGCAGCGGCGTGGAGTGCCGCACAGTCAGCTTACTTCCATAACTACCTGTCCTACCAGAGGCAGATGGAGAAGCTCCAGGTAGCTTTCAGGAGCTACATGCCATTTGAGACTCGGCAGCCTCCTGTGCTTCAGGCGCCCTTTGGGGGACCGGGGCCCCTCGGAGGCCCACCACCAGCCTTTCCCACCCGGCCGGGCCATCAGCCGCCATCCCTGCCTCCTTGGCTGGCGGGCATGCCCCCACCGGCTTTCCTGCAGCCCCCCATGGCTTTCCCGCAGCCCCAGGCCTTCCCGCAGCCTGCGGACTTCCCACAGACTTCACCTGTGCACCCTCAGAGCTCTGGGCTGCAGCCCCTCATCATACATCATGCACACATGGTACAGCTGGGACTCAACAACCATATGTGGAACCAGAGAGGGACGCAGGCGCCCGAGGACAAGACGCCAGAAACGGAATGA